The following proteins come from a genomic window of Malus domestica chromosome 02, GDT2T_hap1:
- the LOC103450731 gene encoding pentatricopeptide repeat-containing protein At1g09190: protein MSRACREAERRVLRLLHGHKTRTHLRQIHAHLLRHGLGQVNQVLAHFVSVCWSLNKMSYASRIFNQTHNPNILFFNSMVKGFSLCKPFEQSLYIFSLMKYQSIRPDEYTYAPLLKSCSNICDYRLGQCVHGQILRVGFEWFSSIRIGVIELYVTCGRMGDAEKVFDALSQRDIIVWNLMVRGFCKTGDVDKGLCLFKQMGERNVVSWNSMISCLAHSGRDSEVLELFRGMLDQSFEPDEATVVSVLPACAHLGAVDVGKWIHSYTDAKGLLQEVASVGNSLINFYCKCGDLDAACSVFDQMPRKNVVSWNTLISGYAFNGKCELGIGLFEEMISKGERPNDATFVGVLTCCAHAGLVEKGKDLFASMIETHQIEPKLEHYGCMVDVLGRSGRVREAHDLIKSMPTKPNAALWGALLGACSTHGDVELAQLAAKALINLEPWNSGNYVLLSNIYAEEGRWDEVEKVRDLMRENCIIKAPGQSAIG, encoded by the coding sequence ATGAGCAGAGCATGCCGTGAGGCGGAGCGGCGAGTCCTCCGCCTCCTCCATGGCCACAAAACCCGAACCCATCTCCGCCAGATCCACGCCCACCTCCTCCGCCATGGCCTTGGCCAAGTCAATCAAGTCCTCGCCCACTTCGTCTCCGTTTGTTGGTCACTCAACAAAATGAGCTACGCAAGTCGCATTTTCAATCAAACCCACAACCCCAACATCCTCTTCTTTAATTCCATGGTCAAAGGATTCTCACTCTGCAAACCCTTCGAACAATCCCTATACATCTTCTCTCTCATGAAATACCAGAGCATCCGCCCCGACGAGTACACTTACGCGCCGTTGCTCAAGTCATGCTCGAACATTTGCGATTACAGACTAGGCCAGTGCGTCCATGGACAGATTCTAAGAGTTGGGTTTGAATGGTTTAGTTCGATTAGGATTGGAGTTATTGAGCTTTATGTAACTTGTGGGAGAATGGGGGATGCTGAGAAGGTGTTTGATGCTTTGTCTCAGAGAGATATCATCGTTTGGAATTTGATGGTTCGTGGGTTTTGCAAGACAGGTGATGTCGATAAGGGATTGTGTTTGTTTAAGCAGATGGGTGAACGGAATGTTGTTTCTTGGAACTCGATGATTTCGTGCTTAGCGCATAGTGGGCGAGATAGTGAGGTTTTGGAACTTTTTCGTGGGATGCTTGATCAGAGTTTTGAACCAGATGAAGCGACTGTGGTTTCGGTTTTGCCTGCGTGTGCTCATTTGGGAGCTGTTGATGTTGGGAAATGGATACACTCTTATACGGATGCTAAAGGACTTCTGCAAGAAGTTGCATCTGTAGGGAATTCACTTATAAACTTTTATTGTAAATGTGGAGACTTGGATGCTGCTTGTAGTGTTTTCGACCAAATGCCTCGCAAAAACGTTGTTTCCTGGAACACACTGATTTCGGGATATGCTTTTAATGGGAAATGTGAACTTGGGATCGGCTTGTTCGAGGAGATGATAAGCAAGGGCGAGAGACCTAATGATGcaacatttgttggggttttaaCATGTTGTGCTCATGCAGGCTTGGTGGAAAAGGGAAAGGATTTGTTTGCTTCAATGATTGAGACTCACCAAATTGAGCCGAAACTAGAGCATTATGGATGCATGGTTGATGTTCTCGGGCGAAGCGGACGGGTGAGGGAGGCTCATGACCTGATTAAGAGTATGCCTACGAAACCGAATGCTGCTTTATGGGGTGCACTACTAGGTGCTTGCTCTACTCACGGTGATGTAGAGCTCGCGCAACTCGCAGCTAAAGCGCTTATCAATCTCGAACCATGGAATTCGGGTAATTATGTGTTGCTGTCAAATATTTATGCAGAAGAAGGCAGGTGGGACGAAGTTGAGAAAGTTAGAGATTTGATGAGGGAAAACTGCATCATAAAAGCACCAGGGCAGAGTGCAATTGGGTAG